One Vulpes lagopus strain Blue_001 chromosome 18, ASM1834538v1, whole genome shotgun sequence DNA window includes the following coding sequences:
- the NDUFAF5 gene encoding arginine-hydroxylase NDUFAF5, mitochondrial isoform X2, with protein MQRLGRLWLLWRRPPAAGVAAKNLGVREVASGVSPPGSTSPRALNIFDRDLKRKQKNWAARQPEPMKFDYLKEAVGSQIADRVYDITRNFSLALDVGCGRGYIAQHLNKETVGKFFQVDIAENALKNTLEMEIPTVSVLADEEFLPFKENTFDLVVSSLSLHWVNDLPRALEQIHYVLKPDGVFIGAMFGGDTLYELRCSLQLAETEREGGFSPHVSPFTAVNDLGHLLGRAGFNTLTVDTDEIQVNYPGMFELMEDLQEKVQNVDLILQNKLHIS; from the exons ATGCAGCGCCTGGGCCGTCTCTGGCTCTTATGGCGGCGGCCTCCGGCGGCAGGGGTCGCAGCAAAGAACCTCGGTGTCAGGGAGGTCGCCTCCGGCGTCTCTCCCCCGGGCAGCACCTCGCCCAGAGCCCTAAATATCTTCGACCGAGatttgaagagaaaacagaagaactgGGCGGCCCGGCAGCCTGAGCCGATGAAGTTTGACTacctgaaggaggcg GTTGGAAGTCAGATTGCAGATCGTGTGTATGACATAACCAG gaatttttccCTTGCTTTGGATGTTGGTTGTGGAAGAGGTTACATAGCACAACATTTGAATAAG GAAACTGTTGGGAAGTTTTTCCAAGTAGACATTGCAGAAAATGCTTTG AAAAATACCTTAGAAATGGAAATTCCTACTGTCAGTGTTTTAGCTGATGAAGAGTTCCTTCCcttcaaagaaaatacatttgaccTGGTGGTTAGCAGTTTAAG TTTACATTGGGTGAATGACCTTCCTAGAGCACTTGAACAG ATTCATTATGTTTTAAAACCAGATGGAGTATTTATTGGTGCAATGTTTGGAGGTGACACACTCTATGAACTTCGGTGTTCGTTACAGTTAGCAGaaacagaaagggaaggaggattTTCTCCACACGTTTCTCCTTTCACTGCTGTCAATGACTTAGGACATCTGCTTGGGAGAGCTGGCTTTAATACACTGACTGTG gaTACTGATGAAATTCAAGTTAATTATCCTGGGATGTTTGAATTGATGGAAGATTTGCAAG